A genome region from Scyliorhinus torazame isolate Kashiwa2021f chromosome 13, sScyTor2.1, whole genome shotgun sequence includes the following:
- the shisa10.1 gene encoding uncharacterized protein shisa10.1 isoform X2 has protein sequence MPVHCQRPVVFTDIYTSRFGSVVAIGVSFFGIFLFSLVLCLCCPCCLLYKMARRGRQPVVTSSTTTTVVQSAYPQQPQVPAQGFVPYQGYTPMPVQPASATGPYPGSGPYPGSGPYPASGPYPPSGPYPASSPYPPPYPTPYSGQPPSYQDTVATGASAPYPGQPSYAAAQPPYNPASQPPYNPASQPPYNPAYGTPEKLH, from the exons TTTCGGCTCGGTTGTTGCAATCGGAGTGAGCTTTTTTGGGATTTTCCTTTTCTCGCTTGTGCTCTGTTTATGCTGCCCTTGTTGTCTTCTGTATAAAATGGCGCGAAGAGGACGTCAGC CTGTTGTTACAAGTTCAACTACAACTACGGTGGTACAGTCTGCGTATCCCCAGCAACCACAAGTACCAGCACAAGGTTTTGTTCCATATCAAGGCTATACTCCTATGCCAGTTCAGCCAGCATCAGCTACAGGCCCCTATCCGGGAAGCGGACCTTATCCGGGAAGCGGACCTTATCCTGCAAGTGGTCCCTATCCTCCAAGCGGCCCTTATCCTGCAAGCAGTCCCTATCCACCACCATATCCAACTCCATATTCTGGCCAGCCACCTTCATATCAAGACACTGTGGCAA CTGGTGCGAGTGCACCGTATCCAGGACAACCATCCTATGCTGCCGCACAGCCACCGTACAATCCTGCCTCTCAGCCACCGTACAATCCCGCCTCTCAGCCACCGTACAATCCCGCCTATGGAACTCCAGAGAAGTTACATTAG
- the shisa10.1 gene encoding uncharacterized protein shisa10.1 isoform X3, which produces MGFSFGSVVAIGVSFFGIFLFSLVLCLCCPCCLLYKMARRGRQPVVTSSTTTTVVQSAYPQQPQVPAQGFVPYQGYTPMPVQPASATGPYPGSGPYPGSGPYPASGPYPPSGPYPASSPYPPPYPTPYSGQPPSYQDTVATGASAPYPGQPSYAAAQPPYNPASQPPYNPASQPPYNPAYGTPEKLH; this is translated from the exons TTTCGGCTCGGTTGTTGCAATCGGAGTGAGCTTTTTTGGGATTTTCCTTTTCTCGCTTGTGCTCTGTTTATGCTGCCCTTGTTGTCTTCTGTATAAAATGGCGCGAAGAGGACGTCAGC CTGTTGTTACAAGTTCAACTACAACTACGGTGGTACAGTCTGCGTATCCCCAGCAACCACAAGTACCAGCACAAGGTTTTGTTCCATATCAAGGCTATACTCCTATGCCAGTTCAGCCAGCATCAGCTACAGGCCCCTATCCGGGAAGCGGACCTTATCCGGGAAGCGGACCTTATCCTGCAAGTGGTCCCTATCCTCCAAGCGGCCCTTATCCTGCAAGCAGTCCCTATCCACCACCATATCCAACTCCATATTCTGGCCAGCCACCTTCATATCAAGACACTGTGGCAA CTGGTGCGAGTGCACCGTATCCAGGACAACCATCCTATGCTGCCGCACAGCCACCGTACAATCCTGCCTCTCAGCCACCGTACAATCCCGCCTCTCAGCCACCGTACAATCCCGCCTATGGAACTCCAGAGAAGTTACATTAG